The Brevibacterium atlanticum genome segment AGCCCGACGAAGACGACGAGCGGGGTCGCGTCCTGATAGGCAGTGTGGATGCCGACCTTGACGTTGGCGGCACCGGGCCCGCGGGTGACCATGGCGATGCCGGGGATCCCGGTCATCCGGCCCTCGGCCACGGCCATATAGGACGCCCCGCCCTCCTGGCGGCAGACTACGGGCACGATGGAGGAGTCGTGAAGGCCGTCGATGACGTCGAGATAGGATTCGCCGGGAACGAGATAGGCACGGCGGACCCCGTGCGCTTCGAGCTCCTCGACGATGAGGTGGCCGGCGGAAGGCGACGCTGAGGTGTCCATACTCCATGCTTATCATTCTTTTGTCTCATGTGGTCCCCGCCCGGCGCATTCGACCGCCCAAGGCCGTAAGATCGGGCAACAACGGAATCAGTGCGGGCACCCGCCTGAGCCCGTGAGCATGGAATCGTCGCCGATCAGGCGGCGAATGACGATTGACAGCCAGGAGGCTCACGCATGACCGGCATCGACTCCGACCATCCATCGGCTTCGGCGATCTCCACCACCGGCGACGGTGCGGGAAGTCGGCGCGGGCGGGCAGGATTCCAGTCGAAGCCGCGCAAGGCCAAGCTCGAACGGGATCCGGGGATGCCGGCGAGCACCTGGCGACTGCGCTCGGACGCGTGGGAGTACCTGAAGTTCGCGATCAAACGTCTGGCCGCCAGCGGCGGGGACTTCTCGATGATCGCCGAGGACGGAGAGGTCTGGCGGTCGCTGCGGTCGCTGAAGACCATCGAACTCTACTGGGGCGGATTCGGGCAGCGCTACGTCGAGGACATCACAGATCTGCTCTCTGACGGCGAATTCGACCGGGCGCATGACATGATCACCCGCGCGGTCAACCGCCTGCGCGGGACTACCGTGCCCGATGTCGGCGAGGATGACCTCACCGAGGAGGAGCGCGCCGAACTCAAGGACAGGCAGGACCCCCGCCCCCGCTTCGAGGTCCTCATCGTCGACGAGACCACCGAGGGCGGACGCGATGAACTCCACTCCGATCTGCTCAAGCTGCGCAACCCCTCCGACCAGTTCATCTACGACTACGTCATCGTCCCGACCGCCGACGACGCCGTCGCCGCGGCCCTGACGAACCCGAACCTGCTCGCCTGCGTCATCCGCCCCGGCTTCACCGACGAGACCCGCGAAGTCCTCAGCCGCGACCTGCGCGATGCCGTAGCCTTCGCCCACGAGACGACGAAGGCCCTGCCGACGGGCCCGATGAGCCCGCTGAACTCGGTGCGACGAGTGCTGCGGCTGGCCGATACGCTGGCCAACCTGCGGCCCGAACTCGACCTCTACCTCATGGCCGGTGCGCACATCGAAAGCCTCGCCGGCGCTCTGACGCACCGGTTCCGGCGGGTCTTCCGCCGGGAGGACCAGTTCGAACTCCACCTGTCGCTGCTGCGCCGGCTGCAGCATCTCTACGACACCCCGTTCTTCACCGCGATCCGTGAGCACGCCCGCCGACCGGCTGGTGTCTTCCACGCCCTGCCCGTCTCCCGCGGCGGATCGGTCGTCGGTTCGAAGTGGATCGGGGACTTCATCGACTTCTACGGGCTCAACCTGCTGCTCGCCGAATCCAGCGCCACCTCGGGGGAATTGGACTCCCTGCTGGCTCCGGTGAACACGCTGAAGAAGGCGCAGCTGCTGGCCGCGCGCGCCTTCGGAGCCAAGCGCACCTACTTCGTCACGAACGGAACATCGACGGCGAACAAGATCGTCCACCAGGCCGTGGTCTCACCCGACGAAGTCGTCATGGTCGACCGCAACTGCCACAAATCCCACCACCATGCGCTCATGCTCACCGGCGCCAGGACCGCGTACCTCGAGGCCTACCCCCTCAACGACTTCGCGTTCTACGGGGCGGTGCCGCTGAGCCGGATCAAACAACTCCTGCTCGACTACCGGGCTGCCGGCCGCCTCGACGAAGTGCGGATGATCACCCTGACCAACTGCACATTCGACGGCATCGTCTACGACCCGTACAAGGTCATGTCCGAATGCCTGGCGATCAAACCCGACCTCGTCTTCCTCTGGGACGAGGCCTGGTTCGCCTTCGCCCGCTTCCACCCGGTCACCCGCAAGCGCACCGCGATGGTCGCGGCCGAACGCCTCGAGGAGACCCTGTCCACCGACGCCCATGCCGCGGCCTACCGGGAACAGCGCGAGCGCCTGTTCGACCCCGAGACCGGGGCTTCGGCACCGGATGAGGTGTGGCTGGCCGAGGATCTGCTGCCGCCTCCGGACGCGACGATCCGCGTGTATGCGACGCAGTCGACGCATAAGACGCTGACCGCTCTGCGGCAGGGTTCGATGATCCACGTCTACGATCAGGACTTCGCCGCCGGCGCCGAGGAGGCCTTCCACGAGGCGTACATGACACACACCTCGACCTCGCCGAACTATCAGATCCTCGCCTCCCTCGACCTCGGCCGTAGGCAGGTGGAGATGGAGGGCTTCGCGCTCGTGCAGAAGCAGCTCGACCTGGCGATGAGTCTGTCCTCGGCGATCGCGCGGCACCCGCTGCTGAAGAAGACGTTCAAGGTCCTCACCGCCGCCGACCTCATCCCAGCCGAGTACCGGGTCACCGAGCGGACGATGCCGCTGCGCGACGGCCTGGCGACGATGTGGAACGCGTGGGTCAAGGACGAATTCGTCGTCGACCCCAGCCGTATCACTGTCGAGATCTCCGGCACCGGCGTCGACGGGGACACGTTTAAGCACGAGCACCTCATGGACCGCTACGGCATCCAGGTGAACAAGACGAGCCGGAACACGGTGCTGTTCATGACGAACATCGGCACCTCCCGGTCGGCCGTGGCCTACCTCATCGAGGTCCTCGTCAAGCTCGCAGGGAAGTTCACGGACCCACATGAGCTGCAGGCCCAGGACGCACTGACCGAACCGGCCGCTGTGATGCCGCCGCTGCCGGACTTCTCTGCCTTCGCTCCCGACTACGCCGCCGAGGTGCCGACCGCCGATCCGTCGAAGCAGCTGCCGGACGGCGACCTGCGCACCGCCTACTACGCGGGCCTGCGTCGGCAGAACATCGAACATGTGCTCCCACATGAGCTGCGCCGTCGCATCGATGGAGGGGAGCAGCCGGTCTCGGCCGGGTTCGTCACCCCCTACCCGCCGGGGTTCCCCGTGCTCGTGCCCGGGCAGGTCATCACCGCCGAGGTGCTCGACTTCATGTCCGCGCTCGACACCCGCGAGATCCACGGCTACGAGGCCAGGTTGGGCTACCGCGTGATCCTGCCGGACGCCCTCGAGAGCTGAGCGACACGGCAGGGCTGATCACTTTTCTGCCTCCTGCCGCCGAGCGGACCCTGGAGCGACGAAACCACCTCTTGTATGGGGTGGTTTCGTCGCTCCAGGGTCCGCTCGTTGTATGTCGGGGTTGACGGGAACCTGACAGACCAGAAAAATATCTACAGTTTGCTTGTGTTTAATGGCATTTGATATGCATTATTGATCTATGGTGACTGTATTCAGCGCGAGTGAGCTTCACTCTCTCGGGTACTCCGACGGTGACATCGGTGGTGCGTTGGACTGCTGTCTGGAGAAGGTGAGGCGTGGGCGGTTCGTTCTGCGCCGCGCCTGTGAGAATCGGGCACATGTGTCCCTTCATGAGATCCACATGGCGGCGGGTTCTCCGTACCCGGCGAACTTCGGCGACATCCGCGACAAAATCGAGACGGTGAAGATCCGCATTCGGTCACACGCTGGTGAGCTCCCTGAGGGCACTGTCTTCTCGCACGTGTCGGCGGCGATCATCCATGGGTTCGATCCGCCGGCCCTGGAAGCAGAATGCGCCGAGGTGGTCAGGCGCGGAATCAGCAAAGTCCGGCCGACTCTCGTTATCAGGGATCGCGAGATCTCAGAGACCGATCGAACGCTCGTCGGCGACCTGCCCGTGACGACGATCCGCCGGACGCTGCTCGATATCGCCTATGACTACCCACTGGAGACCTCGGTTCCGATCATCTCCGAGGCGCTGCGACGCGGCGACGCCTCGACGAATGATTTGGCGAAGCGAATCATTGCCAGCCGGCGAGGCTGCCGAGACGCTCGCCTGGCCCTCGAGCTCGCCGATGCCAGGCACGAATCGGCGGGGGAGTCCTTGTGTGCGGTGAAGTTCCATCGTTTCGGCATCACCGGAATGATCCCGCAGGTCAATACGCGCGACAGTGCAGGAAGATGGATCGCTCGCAACGACTTCCGCCATGAGGATCTCGACGTCATCGTCGAATTCCACGGTGTGGGCAAGTACTACCTCAACGCAGGAGGTCCGGATCGAGCCAGTTCGGCCAATCACGAGCGGCACATGAAACTGCTCAACGCCGGATTCCGGGTCTTCAACTTGGTGTGGGCCGACCTCTTCCGCGCCGAACCCTTCAGGCAGATCAAGGCCGTTCTGACAGCGTTGGGTGGCTAGGGGAGAGTGCGGGTGAGCGGACCCCGTGGCGGCGAGACCACCCTGTCCTGAGGGTGGTCTCGCCGCCACGGGGTCGGCTCGGCGAAGAGTGGCACCTACCCCAGCTGTCCGGGGTGGAGGACGCGGGAGAGGAAGTCCTTCGTCCGCTGCTCCTGCGGGCTGCCGATGACGTCCTTGGCAGGTCCGGCTTCGACGACGACTCCTCCGTCCATGAAGACGACACGGTCGGCGACCTGCCGGGCGAACTCCATCTCGTGGGTGACGACGACCATCGTCATTCCCGCCTCGGCGAGGTTGCGCATGACCTGGAGGACGTCACCGACGGTCTCGGGATCGAGCGCCGAGGTGGGTTCGTCGAAGAGCATGACATCGGGGTCCATGCTCAGTGCCCGGGCGATCGCCACCCTCTGCTGCTGACCGCCGGAGAGTGATCCGGGCTTGGCCTCCATCTTCTCGGACAGGCCGACCTTCGCGAGGTTCGTCTCGGCGACCTTGTTCGCTTCGGCCTTCGACCGGCCCAGCACCTTGGTCTGGGCGATCGTGAGATTCTCGCGCACCGTGAGGTGGCCGAAGAGGTTGAAGGACTGGAAGACCATGCCGATGCGGGTGCGGGCGGCGTCGATGTCGAGGTCCAGATCGGTCATGTCCATGCCGTCGACGACGATCGAACCTCCCGTCGGGGTCTCGAGCGTATTGATGCACCGCAGCATCGTCGACTTTCCCGAGCCTGAGGGCCCGATGACGCAGACGACCTCGCCCTTGTCGACGTCGAGGCTGATGTCGGTGAGGACCTGGTTCGTGCCGAAGCTCTTCTGCAGGTTGCGGATCGCGATGATCGGGGTTGCGGTCGTCGCCGAGGTGGTGGGAACGTTCATCATTTCACTCCAGAATCTGCGGAACCGTATTTGCGTTCGAGCACGCGTGAGAGATAGGACAGCGGGACTGTGATGATGAGGTAGCACAGCGCGATGACGATGAAGGGGGTGAGGTTCGCGGTGTTGACGATCTCTGCTCGGCCGAGTGCTGCGAGCTCACGGCCGTCGACCGAGGAGCCGAGGATGTAGGCCAGCGAGGAGTCCTTGGCGAGCAGGATGAGCTCGTTCGTCAGCGGCGGCAGGATGATCCGCATCGCCTGCGGCAGGACGATCGTGAACATCGCGCGCGAGGAGGACATGCCCAGTGATCGGGCGGCCTCGATCTGTCCCTTAGGCACCGCCTGAATGCCGGCGCGGATGGTCTCGGCCATATACGCCGAGGACACGAGGCCGAGGGCGATCATGATGATGACCAGCTGCGGCATGTTGAATCCGGGGAAGGCGACGGGCACGCCGAATCCGAGGACGAGGAAGACGACGAGGGCGGGCAGCCCGCGGAAGAACTCGATGTAGATGGTCGCGAGCCAGCGGTAGACGCCGACCGAGGACAGTCGCATGAGGGCGACGAACAGGGCGATGATCAGCCCGAGAGCGAAGCCGAGGAACGTGTAGACGACGGTGTTCTTCAACGCCATTGTGATGACGTCGGGGAACATGCCTGTGGCGATGTCTATGCGACCGAAGGAGTCGATGAGCGTCGGCCAGTCGGCGAAGATCGCGATGAGGGCCGCGATGACGACGAGGATGGCGTACTGGATACTACGGGAGAGCTTCGCCTTCTGGCGTTTGCTCATCTTCGCTTTCGGAGTGGCGGTGGCGGCCGGGACGGCTGAGCCGGTCTGGCGGCCGTCCTCACTCGCAGTGGGAACTGACATGGTGTTGTCCTTCGGAGACGGTGGCGGGGGCGCCCGCCGGATTGCGTGCCGTGAGAGGCGGGTGGGACTGGGCTGTCGAACTCAAGTGAACGGGCGGTCGCCTGCGACCTCGTCGTCGCAGGCGGCCGCCCGATCGGGTGCGATCACTTCGGAGCGTCGCCGAACCACTTCTCGTAGATCTTGTCGTACTCGCCGTTGTCCTTGATCTCCTTGATCGTGTCGTCCACGGCCTTCTTCATCTCCGAATTGCCCTTCTTCATCGAGATGCCGTAGTGCTCATCGGTCTTGATGTCGAAGCCGACCGCGAAGCCCTTGTTCTCGGTGTTGTAGTTGTACAGCACGCCGTTGTCGTTGATGACGGCGTCGACCTGACCGGTCTTGAGCGCCTCGAGTGAGAGCGGCAGGTCCTCGTAGGTGATGACCTCCGAATCCTTGAAGTTCTCGGTCGCGTAGTCGAGACCGGTGGTTCCGGCCTGCGCGGCGATCTTGAAGCCCTTGAGCCCGGCTTCGTCCTTCGCGGTCTTGTCGGCCTTCGTGAGGATCGCCTGATTCGCGTCGAAGTACGGCTCGGAGAAGTCCGTGGCCTCCTGTCGCTCGTCGGTGATCGTCGTCGCGGCAGCGGCCACATCGCACTTGTTCTGGTTGAATTCCGCGCCCGAGGTGATCGTCTCGAAGGAGGTGTTGATGATCTCCTGTTCGACGCCGAGCTTCTTGGCCACGGCGTCGACGATGTCGACGTCGAAGCCGACGACCTCGCCGTCCTTCTCGAACTGGAACGGTTGGTAGGACAGGTGGGTGCAGGTCGTCAGCTTGCCCTCCTTGACGAGAGGGACACCGCCTTCCGCCGTCGCTGCGGGTTCCGAATCGCCTCCGCCGCAGGCGGACAGGGCGAGCATGGCGCCGACGGCGACAGTGGCCAGGGTCAAGCGTCGTTTCATGGTTCCTCCAGTGAGTCGGTGACGGGTGTGTCACGCATTCGCAGGCTGCCAGGTGGTCGTACCTGAGCAACGTCTGAGAGGAATCCTACCGTGAACTGAGTCACACTTCGGACCATCCGATGACCGCCGAGGCGGTTGTGACGAAATCGTAGTTCTTCCGCCGTGTGGGGATGAGACAGGGCCCGACCATCGCGAACGATGGTCGGGCCCTGTCTGAGCTCGGTTCAGTGGCAGCCGCTCAGCTCAGCTGATCCTCCATGTCGAGGTCGCTCGTGTCCTTGGCCAGCCACAGGGCAGCGAAGGTGAGGACTGCGGCGGCGATGATGTAGAGGCCGCAGTAGAAGATCGTCCCACCCTCGGCCTGCCACAGCGCGACCATCGCGAAGGGAGCCGGGCCTGCGCCGATGACGCTGGCCATGTTGTAGGACACTGCCGAGCCGGTGTACCGGACGTTCGCTGGGAACAGCTCCGGCAGATAGGCAGCCATCGGCCCGAACGTCAGTCCCATGAGGATGAACCCGACGATGAGGCCGATGACGACGCCGGCGGTGCCCGCGTTGAACAGGGCGTTGACGACGAGGCCGTAGACGGCGATGGCGACCGTCACGCCGAGCAGCATCTTCCGTCGACCCAGCTTCTCCGCCAGAGGACCGGAGACGACGGTGAAGATGCCGAAGAAGACGACGCCGATGATGAGGTAGGTGAGGAACTCGCTCTTCGTGTAGCCGAGCCCCGCGACGAACCCCGCGGGGTCGAAGGACGTTCCGGCCGCCTCGGCGACGGTCTGTGCCTGTTCGACGGTGGCCGGTGAGGTGCCGTAGGTCAGGGTGAACGCGGTCATGAAGTAGAAGATCACGTAGGTCGCGAGCATGATGAAGGTGCCGAGGACCAGCGGCTTCCAGCTCGTGGCGAAGACGCGGCCGATGGGTGCCTTCGAGATCTGCTGCTTCTGCGCGACCAGCTGGAAGGCCGGGGTCTCCATGAGGGAGAGGCGGACCCAGAGCCCGACGGCGACGAGGATCGCCGAGAGCAGGAACGGGATGCGCCAGCCCCAGGCGAGGAAGGCCTCGGGCGAGGTCCACGAGTTGAGGCCGACGAAGAGCAGGTTGGCGATGATGAAGCCGACCGGGGCACCGAGCTGCGGGAAGGTGCCCCAGATGGCGCGTTTGCCCTTCGGGGCGTTCTCGGTCGCCAGGAGCGCTGCACCTGACCATTCGCCGCCGAGGCCCACGCCCTGGCAGAAGCGCAGGAGGACGAGCATCGCGGGAGCGAGGACGGCCCAGCCCGGCGCCGAGGCGGTCGGGAGAAGGCCGATGAGGAACGTGCCGATGCCCATGATGAGCAGGGAGGCGATGAGTGTCTTCTTCCGGCCGACACGGTCACCGAAGTGGCCGAAGATGATCGAGCCCAGGGGGCGGGCGACGAAGGCGACGCCGAAGATCGCGAACGAGCTCAGCAGCTGCGTCGTCGAGGTCTGGTTGGGGAAGAAGAGGGCCGGGAAGACCAGTGACGAGGCGGTCGCGTAGGCATAGAAGTCGAAGAATTCGATCGTGGTGCCGACCATCGAGGCGGTCAGGACCTTGCCGCGGGTGTTGTTCTTCCGAGTCGCTGCGATGGCGTCGGACTCGACGTCGGCGTCGGGTGAGGGGTTCGGGTTCCCCGGTTGTGTTTCGGTGGACATGGTGTCGTTGTGCTCCGCTGTTTCGTGAGTGCAGGCACGGGCGGGTGGTGCTCGTGTCAGTGGAAAAGGGCCGTCGATGCTGTGTGGGCACAGCATCGACGGCGACGGATAGACACTACGCCCGTCTCACGAGATGCGCTTTCCGCGTCTCGAAAGTCGAGATTGCTCGGTCATCCGAATATTTTCGCGGGCGGGTGACCAGCAGGGATGCGGTCGGGCCTCTTCTGTGGGCACGGCTCAGTCGTCGACGGAGACTCCGGTGATGGTGACCTTCTCCTTCGGAGCGCCGTCGCCGGCACCGGAGTCCGTGCCCTTGTCGGCGATGTCGGACACGGTCTTCGTGCTGTCCTCGTCGAGGGAGCCGAAGACGGTGTAGTCCGGCGGCAGCGAACTGTCGTCGTAGACGACGAAGAACTGGGAGCCGTTGGTGTCGGGTCCGGCGTTGGCCATGGCCAGTGTCCCGGCCGGATAGGTCTCGGAGCCGTCGACCTCGTCGGCGAACGAGTAGCCGGGTCCGCCCGAACCGGTGCCGGTGGGGTCGCCGCACTGGAGGACGAAGATGCCTTCGGTGGTCAGGCGGTGGCAGTCGGTGTCGGCGAAGTACTTCTGCTTCGCCAGGGACAGGAAGCTGTTGACGGTGCAGGGGGCTCCGTCGGCGTCGAGGGTCACGGCCAGATCGCCGGCGTTCGTGGCGATCGTGGCTGTGACCTTGCCCTTCGCCTGCGGCTTCTCATCAGGGGTGTCGACGTCCTTGGCCCCGGACTGGGAGTCCTTGAGGTAGGAGCAGGTGCCGGCTGCGGCTTCGGTCGAGGTCTCCGCGCTGGTCGCACCGTCATCTTCCGAATCGGACGATCCGCACCCGGTCAGCAGCAGAAGGGCAAGCACAGCGAGGGCTGCCAGGGCCAGCAGCGCGGCTGACTTCGGTCGATGGGTGAGGGCATGAGAGCGACTGCGCGCAGGGTGATCCATGCCTTCATCGTAGCGGCCGCGCGAACGACCGCGATCGCGGTCGCCGTGATCGAGACAACGCCGCAGGGCCGAGACACCTGTGCACACACAGTGGTCTCGGCACTCGGCCGTTGTCTCGACAGGGTCCCGGGTGGAGGTGCGCTCAGGTCTCGACGGAGGTGCGGGTGCTCTTGTCGGGGGAGCCGCCTCGACGGAGGAAGATCGCGACGGAGATGACGATGAGTCCGGCCAGACAGAGCCCGACGCCGACCCAGGCGGGTGCACGGTAGCCCAGGCCTGCGGTGATGACGATGCCGCCGAGCCACGCGCCGAGGGCATTGGCGAGGTTGAAGGCGGCGTGGTTCATGGCTGCGGACAGGCTCGGGGCGTCGTGGGATTCGCGGAACAGGCGCATCTGCAGGGCTGTGGTGATCATCGATCCGGAGATGCCGATGAGGAAGAGGGCGACGATCGCGATCGCCGCGATCTGGGTGAAGGCACCGAAGGCGGCGAGCACGAGGGCGGAGAGGATCATGCCGCCGGTGGACGCGCGTTCGATGGACTTGTCGACGAGTGGTCCGGCGATGAGGGAGCCGGCGGTCATGCCGAGTCCGTAGACGGCGAGCACCCAGGGGATCGCGATCTCGGGGACACCGGCAACGTCGGTCATGGTCGGGGTGATGTAGGTGTAGACGGCGAACATGCCGCCGAAGCCGACGGATCCGGCCACGAGCGTGAGGATGATCTGCACGCGACCGAGCGCCTTGATCTCCCCGCGAGCCGAGGGCACCTCTCCGGCGCCGATGCTCACGCGGGGGACGGCGAGGGCGACCATGATGACGGTGAGGACGCCGAGGGCGGCGACGAGGGCGTAGGCGCTGCGCCAGCCGAGCATGTTGCCCAGTGCCGCGGCGAAGGGGACGCCGAAGATGTTCGCGATGGTCAGGCCGAGCATCACCCGGGACATTGCGCGTCCGCGGCGGTTGGCCGGGACGAGGGAGGCGGCGACGACCGCTCCGATGCCGAGGTAGGCGCCGTGGGGCAGGCCCGAGACGAAGCGGGCGATGTTGAACAGGGTCGCGGTCGGTGCGAGCATCGAAGCGAGGTTGCCGAGGGCGAAGAGTCCCATCAGGCACAGGAGCAGGATCTTGCGGTCCATATGCGCCGCGATGGTCGTGATCAGGGGTGCTCCGACGACGACGCCGATCGCGTAGAACGACACCGCGTGGCCGGCCTGGGGGACCGTGATGCCGAGTTCGTCGGCGATCATCGGCAGCAGACCCATCGTCGCGAATTCGGTCACGCCGATGGCGAAGGCGCCGATCGCCAGGGCGAAGACGGCGAATTTATAGACTCCGCGGGAGACCGGGGCATCGCTCATAGGACTCCTTCGGAGACATGGGGTGTGGGGGACGACCGCACCAGCCTATTGCCCATCGCGGCTCCTCGGAAGTGCAGAAGGACGCAATGTGACGATTCGAACAGGCGTCGGCCCGACGTCGGACACCCTCGCCGAGGAGACCGCTCAGTCCGCGTTCTCCTCCGCATCGACCTCGGCGAGGGCCTGGGAGGCGACGGAGAACGCGGTGTTCGCGCTCGGCACCGAGCAGTAGATGGCCGACTGGAGGAGGACTTCCTTGATCTCGTCGCGGGTCAGCCCGTTGCGCAGTGCCGCCTTGACGTGCATCGCGAGTTCGGCTTCGTGACCGCCGGCGATCATGGCCGTGAGCGTGATCGCCGAGCGCATGCGACGTTCCAGACCGGGCCGCGTCCAGATCTCGCCCCACGCATAGCGGGTGATGAGGTCCTGGAAGTCGGCAGTGAAGTCGTCGACCTTCGCATTCGCCCGATCGACGTGGGCGTCGGAGAGGACTTCGCGGCGCACGGTCATCCCGGCCTCGCGGACCTCGTCGCGGCTGGCCCCCCGCGGTCCCGAAGCGGTGGGCAGCGCGGCTGCACCTGGGGCAACCCCCGCACCGGCGGATCCTCCGGCACCCGCGGCACCGCCGGCTCCGGCGCCGAGGCCCTTGCCGCCGAAGAAGTCCGCGAGCAGTCCCGCGGTCACCTCCGGTGCCTCGGCGGGCACCAGGTGGGCGGCTCCCTCGATGACCTCGAGGAGGGCGCCGGGAACGGCGTTAGCGATCTCGGCGAGCTTCGTGGGCGGGGTCGGCTGATCCTCGGAGCCGGCGACGGCGAGGACCGGGCGGGTGATCTCGGGCAGGCGCTCGCGGACATCGAAGTCGGCCAGCGCATAGCAGAGGGAGGCGTAGGAGAACCGGTCGGCATCCTGGAGCGAGTGCAGCAGTGCGGCCGAGGCCTCCGGCTCGCGGTCCATGAAGCCCTCACCGAACCAGCGCTGTGCCGAACCGAT includes the following:
- a CDS encoding amino acid ABC transporter permease, coding for MSKRQKAKLSRSIQYAILVVIAALIAIFADWPTLIDSFGRIDIATGMFPDVITMALKNTVVYTFLGFALGLIIALFVALMRLSSVGVYRWLATIYIEFFRGLPALVVFLVLGFGVPVAFPGFNMPQLVIIMIALGLVSSAYMAETIRAGIQAVPKGQIEAARSLGMSSSRAMFTIVLPQAMRIILPPLTNELILLAKDSSLAYILGSSVDGRELAALGRAEIVNTANLTPFIVIALCYLIITVPLSYLSRVLERKYGSADSGVK
- a CDS encoding MFS transporter, with protein sequence MSDAPVSRGVYKFAVFALAIGAFAIGVTEFATMGLLPMIADELGITVPQAGHAVSFYAIGVVVGAPLITTIAAHMDRKILLLCLMGLFALGNLASMLAPTATLFNIARFVSGLPHGAYLGIGAVVAASLVPANRRGRAMSRVMLGLTIANIFGVPFAAALGNMLGWRSAYALVAALGVLTVIMVALAVPRVSIGAGEVPSARGEIKALGRVQIILTLVAGSVGFGGMFAVYTYITPTMTDVAGVPEIAIPWVLAVYGLGMTAGSLIAGPLVDKSIERASTGGMILSALVLAAFGAFTQIAAIAIVALFLIGISGSMITTALQMRLFRESHDAPSLSAAMNHAAFNLANALGAWLGGIVITAGLGYRAPAWVGVGLCLAGLIVISVAIFLRRGGSPDKSTRTSVET
- a CDS encoding amino acid ABC transporter ATP-binding protein, translated to MMNVPTTSATTATPIIAIRNLQKSFGTNQVLTDISLDVDKGEVVCVIGPSGSGKSTMLRCINTLETPTGGSIVVDGMDMTDLDLDIDAARTRIGMVFQSFNLFGHLTVRENLTIAQTKVLGRSKAEANKVAETNLAKVGLSEKMEAKPGSLSGGQQQRVAIARALSMDPDVMLFDEPTSALDPETVGDVLQVMRNLAEAGMTMVVVTHEMEFARQVADRVVFMDGGVVVEAGPAKDVIGSPQEQRTKDFLSRVLHPGQLG
- the pcaDC gene encoding bifunctional 3-oxoadipate enol-lactonase/4-carboxymuconolactone decarboxylase PcaDC — encoded protein: MELTASVLAAPTTPTGEARVLVVLPSLGTSVAALWQRAATEFAAVSPETTVIGIDLPGHGRSTPVTVPAEASVAPRITMADLAEAVLSTLERVLPDVANPSVPVDLAGDSIGGAIALQLALDHADRFGRISVFCTGAKIGETTAWEERAQTVATSGTPTQIIGSAQRWFGEGFMDREPEASAALLHSLQDADRFSYASLCYALADFDVRERLPEITRPVLAVAGSEDQPTPPTKLAEIANAVPGALLEVIEGAAHLVPAEAPEVTAGLLADFFGGKGLGAGAGGAAGAGGSAGAGVAPGAAALPTASGPRGASRDEVREAGMTVRREVLSDAHVDRANAKVDDFTADFQDLITRYAWGEIWTRPGLERRMRSAITLTAMIAGGHEAELAMHVKAALRNGLTRDEIKEVLLQSAIYCSVPSANTAFSVASQALAEVDAEENAD
- a CDS encoding basic amino acid ABC transporter substrate-binding protein gives rise to the protein MKRRLTLATVAVGAMLALSACGGGDSEPAATAEGGVPLVKEGKLTTCTHLSYQPFQFEKDGEVVGFDVDIVDAVAKKLGVEQEIINTSFETITSGAEFNQNKCDVAAAATTITDERQEATDFSEPYFDANQAILTKADKTAKDEAGLKGFKIAAQAGTTGLDYATENFKDSEVITYEDLPLSLEALKTGQVDAVINDNGVLYNYNTENKGFAVGFDIKTDEHYGISMKKGNSEMKKAVDDTIKEIKDNGEYDKIYEKWFGDAPK
- a CDS encoding peptidylprolyl isomerase; translation: MDHPARSRSHALTHRPKSAALLALAALAVLALLLLTGCGSSDSEDDGATSAETSTEAAAGTCSYLKDSQSGAKDVDTPDEKPQAKGKVTATIATNAGDLAVTLDADGAPCTVNSFLSLAKQKYFADTDCHRLTTEGIFVLQCGDPTGTGSGGPGYSFADEVDGSETYPAGTLAMANAGPDTNGSQFFVVYDDSSLPPDYTVFGSLDEDSTKTVSDIADKGTDSGAGDGAPKEKVTITGVSVDD
- a CDS encoding MFS transporter produces the protein MSTETQPGNPNPSPDADVESDAIAATRKNNTRGKVLTASMVGTTIEFFDFYAYATASSLVFPALFFPNQTSTTQLLSSFAIFGVAFVARPLGSIIFGHFGDRVGRKKTLIASLLIMGIGTFLIGLLPTASAPGWAVLAPAMLVLLRFCQGVGLGGEWSGAALLATENAPKGKRAIWGTFPQLGAPVGFIIANLLFVGLNSWTSPEAFLAWGWRIPFLLSAILVAVGLWVRLSLMETPAFQLVAQKQQISKAPIGRVFATSWKPLVLGTFIMLATYVIFYFMTAFTLTYGTSPATVEQAQTVAEAAGTSFDPAGFVAGLGYTKSEFLTYLIIGVVFFGIFTVVSGPLAEKLGRRKMLLGVTVAIAVYGLVVNALFNAGTAGVVIGLIVGFILMGLTFGPMAAYLPELFPANVRYTGSAVSYNMASVIGAGPAPFAMVALWQAEGGTIFYCGLYIIAAAVLTFAALWLAKDTSDLDMEDQLS
- a CDS encoding aminotransferase class I/II-fold pyridoxal phosphate-dependent enzyme is translated as MTGIDSDHPSASAISTTGDGAGSRRGRAGFQSKPRKAKLERDPGMPASTWRLRSDAWEYLKFAIKRLAASGGDFSMIAEDGEVWRSLRSLKTIELYWGGFGQRYVEDITDLLSDGEFDRAHDMITRAVNRLRGTTVPDVGEDDLTEEERAELKDRQDPRPRFEVLIVDETTEGGRDELHSDLLKLRNPSDQFIYDYVIVPTADDAVAAALTNPNLLACVIRPGFTDETREVLSRDLRDAVAFAHETTKALPTGPMSPLNSVRRVLRLADTLANLRPELDLYLMAGAHIESLAGALTHRFRRVFRREDQFELHLSLLRRLQHLYDTPFFTAIREHARRPAGVFHALPVSRGGSVVGSKWIGDFIDFYGLNLLLAESSATSGELDSLLAPVNTLKKAQLLAARAFGAKRTYFVTNGTSTANKIVHQAVVSPDEVVMVDRNCHKSHHHALMLTGARTAYLEAYPLNDFAFYGAVPLSRIKQLLLDYRAAGRLDEVRMITLTNCTFDGIVYDPYKVMSECLAIKPDLVFLWDEAWFAFARFHPVTRKRTAMVAAERLEETLSTDAHAAAYREQRERLFDPETGASAPDEVWLAEDLLPPPDATIRVYATQSTHKTLTALRQGSMIHVYDQDFAAGAEEAFHEAYMTHTSTSPNYQILASLDLGRRQVEMEGFALVQKQLDLAMSLSSAIARHPLLKKTFKVLTAADLIPAEYRVTERTMPLRDGLATMWNAWVKDEFVVDPSRITVEISGTGVDGDTFKHEHLMDRYGIQVNKTSRNTVLFMTNIGTSRSAVAYLIEVLVKLAGKFTDPHELQAQDALTEPAAVMPPLPDFSAFAPDYAAEVPTADPSKQLPDGDLRTAYYAGLRRQNIEHVLPHELRRRIDGGEQPVSAGFVTPYPPGFPVLVPGQVITAEVLDFMSALDTREIHGYEARLGYRVILPDALES